From the Streptomyces sp. NBC_00390 genome, the window CCGGCCAGGCCGCGTGGGCGCGCGACCAGCACTGGCCGGGCTGCGAGGTCCGGACCGAGAACTGGTTCGACCACGAACCGGACGGGCCCTACGACGCCATCATCGCGATCGAGGCGATCGAGCACTTCGCCGGCAACACCATGTGGCGGGCAAAACGCATCGCCCGCTACCGGGAGTTCTTTGAGCGCTGCCATTCCTGGCTGCGGCCGACCGGACGGCTCTCCCTGCAGGCCAACGCCTGGAACGACCGAGGATGGCTGACCTCCCTCCTGCTCTCTCCCGAGCAGCTGGCTTCGGCCGGCGGGAGGGGAAGCGGCAGGGAACGCCTCGGCCTCCGAGCGATCCAGGGCGGCGTCAAGAACGTACGTGAAGGCCTTCACGCGTCACGGAAGGTGTTCCCTGAGTGCTTCCTGCCGACTCGGGTCGAGCTGGCGGAAGCCGCCGACGGCCTGTTCCGGGTGGTTGAGACGCGAAGCGACCCCGCTGACGGCGTACGCACGGTACGGACCTGGCTGGAACGGGCAGAGGCCAACCGTGCGCGCGGCGCGGAGCTCATCGGCGAAGCCGCGGTGTCGGACATTCTCAGGGAGCAGAGGACCGCGCTCAGGTTCCTGCGTGAGGGGCGCTTCACGGTCGTCCGCATGGTCTTCGAGAAGGTGTGAGCCCGCTCTCGGACGGCCGGGCGGCGCTTCACCCGCGGGCGGCGCTCTAGGCCGCCGCGCACCGTCTGCCCTGCTCGAAGCGGGTGCGACCCCTCAAGTGCTGCGGGCACTCGAGCGATGTCCTCTGGCGTGACAAGAATTACACATTCAACACATTTAGTCGGTTTTGGTGAATTATTTCGTGCGAATCCAGGCGCGCTGGGGCTGTTCTTGCTGCCCCGACGTGTCATTCCGGCCGATCATCACGGGAGAAACATGGAACGCACAGCCAGCAGGACCGGCAACTGGCGGATCGCTCTGCCCGTCGCAGGAGTGGCTGTCGTGTTCGGGGTCGGAGGCCTCTACGCCACCGGTCTGGTGGCCGGTGACGACATCGCCGAGGGCACGCGGGTGCGCGGCGTCGACATCGGCGGGATGGGCAGGGTGGAGGCGCAGCGGGTCCTGGACCGTGAGCTCGGGCAGGCTGCCGCGGCACCGGTTGCGATGAAGATCGGTGACCGCGTCGAGAAGGCCGATCCCGGAGCCCTCGGGCTGTCCCTCGACACCGCCGCCACCGCCGACCGCGCCGCCGGCGCAGGAATCGATCCGTTCTCCGTCATCGGCAGGCTCTTCGCCTCTGAGGACCGGGACGTCGATCCGGTGATACGCATGGACGAGCGCAAGAGCCGGGCCGCCGTCGACCGCATCGGTGCGACCGCCGGCCGGCAGGTCCGCGACGGCGCGATAACGTTCGAGAACGGCAAGGCAAAAGCCGTCGCTCCGGCCACCGGCGTCGCCCTGGTCGCAGACCAGGCTCTGGACACCCTTCGCGACGCGTACCCCCGTACGGCCGCCGGTCCCGTCGTGATGCCGGTGAAGCAGACGCAGCCGCGGATCGGCGCGCAGGAGACCGCGCGGGCCATGAAGGAGTTCGCCCAGCCCGCGGTTTCCGGCCCGATCACGCTCACATTCGCCGAGAAGCGCATATCCATCGGCCCCGAGGCGCTCGGTCGTCATCTGGCGATGAAGCCGGACGGCCGGAACCACCTCGCGCCGGACCTCGACTCCAAGGGCCTGCTCACCGACCCCGATGTCTCGGGCTCGGTGCAGGCAGCCACGCAGGCACCCCGGGATGCCACGTTCCGGCTCGACGACCGTGACCGCGTGGTGGCGCACGGGAGCCGCGAGGGACGGCAGATCACGGAGAAAGCGCTCGGAGAGGCCGTCGTACCCCTGCTGACGCGCTCCGGCGCGGCCCGCACCGGCGAGCTTGCGGCCGAAACCGTTCAGCCGCAGCTCACCAGCGCATCAGCACAGCGGCTCGGGATCAAGGAAAAGGTCTCCTCCTTCACCGTCTCCTTCCCGCCCGCCCCCTACCGCAGCACCAACATCGGCCGCGCCGTGGAGCTCATCAACGGGTCGGTGGTCCTCCCGGGGCAGGAGTGGAGCTTCAACCGGACGGTCGGCGAGCGCACCAAGGGGAACGGCTTCGTCGACGGCATCATGATCAACAATGGTCAGTACGTGAAGTCTCCCGGCGGCGGGGTCTCTGCCGTTGCCACCACCATGTTCAACGCCATGTTCTTCGCAGGCGTCAAGCCGGTGGAGTACGGCGCCCACTCCTTCTACATCGAGCGCTACCCCGAGGGCCGCGAGGCCACGGTCGCGTGGGGCACCCTCGATCTGCGGTGGATCAACGATTCCGGCAACGCCCTCTACATCCAGGCCGAGTCCACCGGTACCTCGGTGACCATCACCTTCCTCGGCACGAAGAAGTACGACGAGATACGTGCGACCCAGGGGCCGCGCACCAACATCAAGGAGCCGGGCATTCGCCCGGGCAGTGGCCCGACGTGCGAGGTCCAGACCCCGCTCGAAGGCTTCGATGTCGCCGTCGACCGCGTCTTCGTGCAGGGCGGCCGGGAAGTCAAGCGAGAGAACTTCAAGACCCACTACACGCCTCGTGACAAGGTCACGTGCAACGCGGAGGAGCCGGCACCCACGGCGGCAGAGGACATTCTGCGCGCGCTCGAGGCCGACGGTGACCCCCTCAGCTGACAATTCCGCTCGGCCTGCTGGGCGGGCAGGCGGAAGACCGGTGACGCGTCGTCCCGCTCAGATCTGACGCCAACGGGAACGGTCCGCCTTGGACGGATCGTTGCCGCGGCAGAGGGGAGCCGGCCAACGGGCGCAGGCCCAGTCGCGTTGGCGTTGCACCCGGTGGCACTCCTGTGTTCGGCGGATCATGTCCGGGGCGTACGAGGCGCGTGTGATGATCGCGCCATGACCGTCGTACAGACACAGCGGGGGAGCGGCGTGTACGTGGAGATCGCCCCGACCGCCGGGGTCGACCGCCAGACGGTGCAGCCGGAGGGTGGCCTCGACGTCGGTGACACGGGACTGCTCGGCACGACGGCGTGGCAGAAAGCCGTAGACCAGGGTCCGTCCGACCGGTCACGCCAAGGCTGAGCGCAGGGCACGGGCCGGTTCGCCGCTGCTCCGGAACGGGAACCGCTGGTCCCGGCTGTGTATCTTCACAGGTGTCGTCGGCCCTGCGCGCAGAAGCGTGATGTCGGGCCATCAGCGGGGGATGAGGGTGTTTGCTGTGGGTGAAGCGGAGTGGGTCATCGGGACGATCGGGCTGCTGTTTGCGGCTCTCGGGATCGTGATGCTCGTTCTCACGGTGCGCAAGGTCCTGGAGTACAGGCGGACTCTGCGGGAGGGGCTTGTTGCGGAGGCCCGCTGTCTGGAGACGTTCGTGGTGCACAACCGCTCGTCGGAGGGGCACGGGCACAGCCAGCGGCGTCTGATCCTCGGGTTCCGGACGCCCGACGGGCGGGATGCGCGGGCCGAGGTCACCTCGGAAGTGCCGTATGTGGTGGGGGACATCGTTCCCGTGCGCTATCTGCCGCAGCGCCCTGAGCGGGCGGTACCGGCCACGGCATCATCAGGGTTGGGGATCGGTCCGTACCTGGTCGGCGGAGTGGTGACGGTCTTCATATGCGCGGGGCTCTTCTTCGCCGCGACCGGCTTCGGTCTTGCCGCGGCCACCGACGAAGTGGTCGATGACGGCGGGACCATTTCCGACACGGAGGACTGGATCACCGAGCCCTAGGTTCTGGCCGGCGGCCCCGCCCTCGGCTGTGTGCCGCGCAGTCGGACCGCCGAGGAGGACCCGGTTCAACGGCCGTTCGCCGGGAGCCGGGTCAGGGCGCCGTCTGCCGGGCCGGGTTGGAGAGCGATGCCGCGTTCCGCTCCTCGTCGGTGACCTTGTAGCCGGGCATGGACGGCCAGCGAACCGTCAGCACGACGGATTCTTCCTCCGCGAACCAGGAGTGATCGACGCCCCGACCCCACACGACGTAGTCGCCCTGCTGGGCCAGGAGCACACTGCGGCCGGGAAGTTCCACACGGAAGCGGCCGCTGACGAGGACCAACAGGGCGGTACGCTCCTCGCCGGTCACCCACCGCGCCCGCTCATCGCCCTGCGGGTGGACACCCCACTTGATCTCAACGGCCTCACTGTGCCGGGGGTCAGAAGCTTCCTTGAAGTGTCCGAGGAGCCATCCCCGGTCCACAAGTGCGTCCTCGCCCGCATTGCCCACGTACACGCTGTCGTTCATGGTTTCGCAAGGTAGCAGTCGACCACATCAGCTCTCGCAAGGGTCATGCCAGGCCGAAGGGTGCGTTTGAAGGTCTCGGCGCCGCCGGCAGCAGACCGGTCGTCCACGGTGACGGACCCTGACGACCGGACCGTCCGGGCCGCACACAGCAGACAGACGCCGTTCGATCAGGTCCCGTCGCGCACGGAGTTGGGCAATCCCCGGCTGGTGGTGGCAACACCAGGATCAGTACACACTGCCTCGTACCGCACCCCGCCTGCCAGGATCGCGGCCATGAAGCGACGCACTACCTTGATCACCGGCGCGACCCAAGGGCTGGGCCGTGGTATCGCACTGCACCTCGCCGCACGCGGCGACACCGTCCTGCTCCACGGCCGCGACCGCACCCGCCTCGATGCCGTTGCAGCTGAGGTCCGCGCCACCGCACCGCACGCCACGGTCCGCACCTACCTCGCGGATCTGGCCGACCTCGACCATGTGCACGCGATGGCCGACCAGGTGCGGGCCGCGGAGCCCCGCCTCGACGCGCTGGTCAACAACGCGGTTGCCGGTGGCGGCTCCGAGCCCCTGCGTCGGGAACTGAGCCAACAGGGGCACGAGTTGCGGTTCGCCGTGAACCACCTCGCCCCGTACGCCCTCACCCGCGACCTGCTGCCGCTGCTCGCCGCGTCCGCCCCCGCCCGCGTGGTGAATGTGGCTTCGATCGGGCAGGAGGCCATCGACTTCGACGACGTCATGCTGGAGCAGGGCTACGAGGGACTACGCGCCTACTGCAGGAGCAAGCTCGCAATGATCATGGCGACCTTCGAGCTGGCCGCCGAACTCACCGGCACCGGCGTCACCGTGAACACCCTCCACCCGGCCCATCTGATGGACACCGACGGAGTGCGGGAGTACGGCCTCACTCCCGTGACAACCATTGACGAGGGCGTACGGCCGACGGTGCGGCTGGTCACCGACCCGGACCTGGAATCCACTACCGGCCGCTACTTCGACCAGTTCACGGACACTCGCGCCCACGAGCAGGCGTACGACGTCGACGCCCGCCGGCGCCTCATGGAGCTGACCCATCGCCTGGTCGGACAGCTGAACCGAAGTGCGCAGTGATCGAAGGGCCTGCGCCACGCGGGGAGCGGTCAGGCCTCCGAGAACTCGATGGCCTGTGCGGGGCAGGCCCTGGCGGCTTCCCGTACGAGCGGATCTCCCGCCCCGTCTTCCCGCCCTGGCAGCACCGTCCCGAACCCGTCGTCGTCCTGGGTGAACACGGAAGGGGCTGTCAAGGCGCACTGCCCGCTTGCGATGCAGGTGTCGCTGTTGACGCTGATCTTGGTAGAGGACACTGGCCCATCCCTCCGAACGTCCGGCACACGAGGTCTCACGCCAGTGGCATGATCGCGTGGGCCGACCCCGTCGCACGTCAAACCCGCCGGGCGTCACCCGGTCGGGGAACCGGGGCTGGATCAGACGGGCGACTCGTCTCTGGTGTCCGCCCTGCGGCGGAGTCCGTGCTCGGCGAGGGATTCCTCGAGAAAACCCCCGATCTCTGCACCTTGCGGATGCCCGAGTGATCCGACGCGGCGGCGGCTGAGACGGGACGCCGGGCCGGAGCCGGGCCGGATCACCTGCGGCGATGGCTGCCACCCGCCGGGGTCACAGTCGGACGATGACCAGGGCGATGTCGTCGCTGGCGCCGCCGCTGACGCCGAGGCGGGCCAGCAGCGTGTCTGCCAGGCGGTCCGGGTCCTGCCGTTCCTGCTGGGCGAGTGTGTCGGTCAGGCGGGTGAGCCCGGTGTCGATGTCTTCGTCGCGGCGTTCGATGAGCCCGTCGGTGTAGACCACAAGGGTGTCTCCCGGGGTGTACGACAGGCTGACCTGCGGGCGAGGGACATGGTCGGGGCGGGCGCCCAGTGGCGGGTCGGTCGCCTGGTCCAGCAGTGCGCAGGTTCCGTCGGCGTGCATGAGGACCGGCGGCGGGTGGCCGGCGCAGCTGTAGGTGATCAGGCGGCGGCGTCTGTCGATCGTGATCCCGACGGCGGTGGTGGCCAGGGCACCGACAACGCTGCGGGCATACAGACCGAGAACCTCCATGGCCTTGGCGGGGCCGTTGGCGGTGCGCATCGCCGCGCTCAGCGCGCTGCGGAGCATACCCATGACGCTGGCAGCCTCCAGTCCGTGGCCGACCACGTCGCCGACCGCCACTGCGAAGCTGTCTCCGGACAGGTTGATCACGTCGTACCAGTCACCGCACACGTTCAGCGAGCCGGCTGCGGGCAGGTAGCGCACCGCGACGTCCGTGCGCTCATCGAGGTCGGGCGAATGGAGCATGGCCTCCTGCAAGGTCAGCGCGACCTTGCGTTCGCGGGCGTGGGCCAGCCGCAGTTCCTCGTTCAGCAGCTGCAGCTCCCGGGCCCGGGCATACAGCTCGGATTCCATGGTCTGTTCCCGCTCGCTCAGGTCTGTGCCCTGGAGCCGGTGTCGACGGGTACGGACGAACGCGGTGACATCCTCCACCCGGTGGATGATCCACGCCACGGTACCGTCGGGTCCAAGGACAGGGGTGTTGATCGGGCTCCACCACCGCTCCTCGAACGTACCGGGCTGGTCCATGAGCGGAATGTCGTACTTCTGCAGTGCCATGCTGTCGGGCTCCTGGGAGGCCAGTGCCCGGTGCAGCGAGGCGCTGAGATTCTGCACTCCGTCGGCCTTGGGGTCTGCGGGGTTGTCCGGGAACGCGTCGAAGATGTACTGCCCGATCAGGTTGTCTCGCGTCCGCCCGGTCGCCTCCAGATATGCCTGGTTGACGCCGACGATATTCAGGTCGGCATTCAGGACCAGGTACGGGCTGGGCGTCGCCGCGAACAACGCCGCGTAATCGATCTCTGGAATCGTCACATGCGTCCCCTTGGACCGGCGGACCACTACCAATTTAGGAGGCGCCCGGCGTTCTCGCCTGCCACGACGATCTGCGGCGTTCTTCGCGTCGGCGCCGGGCACATCCATTGCTGCGCCGGACGACAGGCTGGTGCCCCGCCGCCATCAGCTCGTGGGGCAGCCGCCCGGCGTCCTTGGGGTGCCAGGCGACTGCGGTTGATCCACATCGAGGGAACGCGGTGTGCCGCAGGCAGTCGATGGTCACGAGTACGGGAGGCGGATGCACCGTCCGGTCATTGCGGTCGCGGGACGGCGAGGCACATCGGGACTCAGGTACGACCGCTCGGACGCTTCTTGCCGGAGCGGCAACAAGGCTCGCCATGTCCCCGCTGATCGCGCACGATCAGGCACCCATGATGGCGCTGACAGACCGAGAGTCCTGGAGTGTTCATGTCGCAGCAGGTCACGGCCCTCACGCACCGGCTGGTTCCCTCGCCCGCAGGCCGGATCCACTTGGTGGAGCAGGGCACCGGGCCGCTGGTGCTGCTTGTGCACGGATTCCCGGAGTCCTGGTATTCGTGGCGTCATCAGCTGCCGGTCCTGGCCGCGGCCGGGTACCGGGCGGTCGCCGTCGACGTCCGTGGCTACGGCCGGTCCTCCAGGCCCGGCGACACGGCCGCGTACCGGATGCTCGATCTGGTCGACGACAACGCCGCGGCCGTGCACGCGCTGGGCGAACAGTCCGCGGTGATCGTCGGCCACGACTGGGGGGCGGCCATCGCCGCCAACTCGGCTCTGGTCAGGCCGGACGTCTTCCGCGCGATGGGGCTGCTCAGTGTTCCCTACGCCCCGCGCGGCGGACCGAGGCCGAGCGAGGTCTTCGCGCGGATGGGCGGGGACGAGGAGTTCTACGTCTCCTACTTCCAGGAGCCCGGCCGGGCCGAGGCCGAGATCGAGCCCGATGTGCGAGGCTGGCTGGCGGGATTCTTCGCTGCCCTGTCCGCCGACACCATGCCCGGCCCCGGCGCCCCCGCCCCGTACTTCGTCAGCCGGGGCGGGAGGCTGCGTGACCGGTTCCCCGCCGACCGGCTGCCCGCGTGGCTCAGCGAGAACGACCTCGATGTCTACGCCGGGGAGTTCGAGCGGACCGGCATGAGCGGGGCACTGAACCGCTATCGGAACATGGATCAGGACTGGGAAGACCTCGCCCGCTTCGCCGGCGCCCCCATCGCCCAGCCGTCCCTGTTCATCGGAGGCGGCCTGGACGCCCCCACCACCTGGATGGCCGACGCGATCGATGCCTACCCCACCACACTGCCCGGCCTGGTCTCCTCCCACATCCTCGACGGCTGCGGCCACTGGATCCAGCAGGAGCGCCCGGCCGAGGTCAACCGGCTTCTGACCGACTGGCTCGCCTCTCTGCCCTCCTGAAGCCTTGCTCCGACCGGACGGCCAAGGGGACGCCGACGTTCCGGCGCTCGCGCTGCTGCGCGAAGCCTGCGACCGGCAGGACCGGTTGTCCTGCCTGCGGGTGGGGTACGCCCCGTGCGGATCAGTCAGTGGCACGCCCCGTGGTGCTCGGTGTGGGACTGCTCGTGGGCGAGGCACCGTCGGAAGGGCTTGCGGAAGCACTCGGCGTCGGCGTCGGTGTCGGCGACGCCGAATGGCTGGGGCGGCCACTGGAAGGGCGGGGGGTCGGCCGGGCCTTCACGGGCGGCGGACTGGTGTCGGCAGGAGGAGACTGGGAGGCCGGTGATTCCCGGGGAGCGGCCGACGCGCGTGGACGCTGGGGCGCTCCGCTGGTGCGGTCCCGGACGCTTCCCCTGGCCGGGTGCGTGGCCGCACGTTCCGGTGAACGGGTGGCTTTCGGTCCGTTGGTGACGGGGGCCGGGGGCTCGTCGGGGGATGCCTGTTCCGGGCTGGGCGCTGCTTGTGGCACACCTGCGGAGTGCTGGGGCAGCAGCATTGCGCCGGCCATGCCGCCGAGCACGGCGATGGTGGCCGCGGCGAGACTCCGGCCGCCGTACTTCTTCACGCGCGGCGGACACTGCCGCCGGGCTGCGGGCACCTCGGCCGAGGGAGCCGGTGACGAGGGAATGTCGAAGGACTCCAAGGAGCCCGGTCCCGCGCTGAACAGGGCATTCGGCATCGTCGTGTCGACTGCCGGAGCACCGCTGTCCGGCTCGCTCGGCGGTGCCATGCGGGAGTCGTACGCCCCGCACTCCGGGCAGGTCACGGCGCCGTTGAGGGTGCGGCGGCAAGGGGAGCAGTAGTCCATGGGCTCGACCGATCAGTAAGGGAGTCGCCGGCAGCAACCGCGGTCGGCCGACCCGGCCGGGCAGCAACCAGCCGTCAGAAGGCGGCTCTTGGCGTCTTTCGGAACGACCGTTGACATGTGCGAACCTCACTCACTCACCGGTCTGGAGAAGGGTCACCGGTTACCGAGGTAAACGGGACCGGACCGGCCCGCCGTTCAATCAGCGGCCGAAACGTGGGGTACGCAACTCCCTTGACGCGGCAACCGGTCATGTCGGCCCCCGCTCCGCACGGCCCGGCCATGCCCGCCGCAGCGGCGCGGACGAGTGCCCGGCGGCCGTCGATCGGGACCCTTGGGGCAATGCCATCGTCACGGGTACGGGCGGCGCACCCGTGACGTAGCGGTGGGCGGTGCCGAGCTGCCCCGAGCGACATGGCCCAGATCATGTCCGAAGCAGCGTGGCGAACGATCCGCTTCCAGCAGATCAGCGGCGAGGCATACAACGCGACATGCGGGCGTGCTGTGGCGAGAGGAATCAGTGCACGAGATAGAGGGTGAGGGCGCCGCCAGGCTCAGAAATGCGGGCGACGTGACCATAGCCACGGGCAGTGGCGTAGGCGCCGGTGCCGCCGGTGATGGCGAGGTCGAAGTCGCTGGGCGGGGTGCCGACAGTGGTGGTCTGCAGGTGTTGCCACGTCACTTGCCCCCGAGGAAGGCTGAACGTGCCTGTGCAGAGGTTGGATTGCGCCGACATTCGGGTGCACACCGCACCTTCGGTGCCGTAACTGACGCCTCTGCGGAAGAGGTTCGCGGTGATGATGATCTGGTCGCCGATCCCTCGTCCGGGTGCGCCGTGGTCGACCATCGTGGTTCCTGTGCCCGTCGACGTCAGGCTGATGACCTCCGCGCGGCTCACGCTGCCCCAGTTCAGGGGGTACGGGTCGTTGGATGCAGAGGCGGAACCCGCGAGAGTTACGAGCGACAACGCCGTTGCTGCCACCACGCCCCACTTCGAAATGGAAAGCATTGTTCCTCGCATGTGAACGCGGCTTCTTCGGTGCGCTCAACAATCTCATTGTGTGATTCGGTGTCAATTACATAACTCAACCGAAGCGCCTGGTTCATCCATCCGGCGGCGATTCCCGCAACATGCCGGAGCCGGCCGACTCTCACCCGTCCGACAGTGGGACGCCCGACGGACAACTGACCGGAGCGTCGGGTGCTGGGTGCGACCGGTATCGGTGCGCCGGAAACGGCCGACTGAGAGCCAACTGCCCTGTGCGGGGCGACGAGAGGGCGTGCTCGGCCGGCGGCCCATGCATTGAATGCGGGGGCGGGGGCCGGGACGGGTGGTCTCCCGGTGCAGTTGCCGCGAGGCGCCGCCATGGTCCTGCCCCGGGCGGGTGAGGTCCAGGCGTGGGGTTGTGGCCCTCGGTGCTCACCGAGGGCCCGTGCGAGAGCCGGCGCTTTCTGACGGTCGTCGCCTCACGCACCCCCGCGCACCAGCAGGACCGGGCGCCCCGCGGCGCGTCGCTCGCTCAGTCCTCCAGGACCGAGAGCACGATCTTGCCCCGTGTGCGGCCGGCCTCGCCCAGCCGGTGGGCCTCGGCCGCACGTTCCAGCGGCAGCACCGTCTCGACGACGGGTCGCAGGCTGCCCTTCTCGGCGAGCCCGGCAAGGGCGATCATCCCGGTGGAGTCGGGCTCCACCAGCGTGAACCCGGTGCG encodes:
- a CDS encoding ferredoxin → MSSTKISVNSDTCIASGQCALTAPSVFTQDDDGFGTVLPGREDGAGDPLVREAARACPAQAIEFSEA
- a CDS encoding SDR family NAD(P)-dependent oxidoreductase — encoded protein: MKRRTTLITGATQGLGRGIALHLAARGDTVLLHGRDRTRLDAVAAEVRATAPHATVRTYLADLADLDHVHAMADQVRAAEPRLDALVNNAVAGGGSEPLRRELSQQGHELRFAVNHLAPYALTRDLLPLLAASAPARVVNVASIGQEAIDFDDVMLEQGYEGLRAYCRSKLAMIMATFELAAELTGTGVTVNTLHPAHLMDTDGVREYGLTPVTTIDEGVRPTVRLVTDPDLESTTGRYFDQFTDTRAHEQAYDVDARRRLMELTHRLVGQLNRSAQ
- a CDS encoding signal peptidase I; amino-acid sequence: MNDSVYVGNAGEDALVDRGWLLGHFKEASDPRHSEAVEIKWGVHPQGDERARWVTGEERTALLVLVSGRFRVELPGRSVLLAQQGDYVVWGRGVDHSWFAEEESVVLTVRWPSMPGYKVTDEERNAASLSNPARQTAP
- a CDS encoding PP2C family protein-serine/threonine phosphatase produces the protein MTIPEIDYAALFAATPSPYLVLNADLNIVGVNQAYLEATGRTRDNLIGQYIFDAFPDNPADPKADGVQNLSASLHRALASQEPDSMALQKYDIPLMDQPGTFEERWWSPINTPVLGPDGTVAWIIHRVEDVTAFVRTRRHRLQGTDLSEREQTMESELYARARELQLLNEELRLAHARERKVALTLQEAMLHSPDLDERTDVAVRYLPAAGSLNVCGDWYDVINLSGDSFAVAVGDVVGHGLEAASVMGMLRSALSAAMRTANGPAKAMEVLGLYARSVVGALATTAVGITIDRRRRLITYSCAGHPPPVLMHADGTCALLDQATDPPLGARPDHVPRPQVSLSYTPGDTLVVYTDGLIERRDEDIDTGLTRLTDTLAQQERQDPDRLADTLLARLGVSGGASDDIALVIVRL
- a CDS encoding alpha/beta fold hydrolase, yielding MSQQVTALTHRLVPSPAGRIHLVEQGTGPLVLLVHGFPESWYSWRHQLPVLAAAGYRAVAVDVRGYGRSSRPGDTAAYRMLDLVDDNAAAVHALGEQSAVIVGHDWGAAIAANSALVRPDVFRAMGLLSVPYAPRGGPRPSEVFARMGGDEEFYVSYFQEPGRAEAEIEPDVRGWLAGFFAALSADTMPGPGAPAPYFVSRGGRLRDRFPADRLPAWLSENDLDVYAGEFERTGMSGALNRYRNMDQDWEDLARFAGAPIAQPSLFIGGGLDAPTTWMADAIDAYPTTLPGLVSSHILDGCGHWIQQERPAEVNRLLTDWLASLPS
- a CDS encoding SAM-dependent methyltransferase; protein product: MGEVLTWHPVYLGRRSSRALVAETDWWVTIVHRAKKASSYKGTSSKAILHQYDFLGDFYRLTLGPELVYSYGMWEEGDTLESAQLRKLDHHAEAARAVGAERVLDVGCGWGSLLHRLVETHHVKHAVGITMSPGQAAWARDQHWPGCEVRTENWFDHEPDGPYDAIIAIEAIEHFAGNTMWRAKRIARYREFFERCHSWLRPTGRLSLQANAWNDRGWLTSLLLSPEQLASAGGRGSGRERLGLRAIQGGVKNVREGLHASRKVFPECFLPTRVELAEAADGLFRVVETRSDPADGVRTVRTWLERAEANRARGAELIGEAAVSDILREQRTALRFLREGRFTVVRMVFEKV
- a CDS encoding DUF3592 domain-containing protein, which gives rise to MGEAEWVIGTIGLLFAALGIVMLVLTVRKVLEYRRTLREGLVAEARCLETFVVHNRSSEGHGHSQRRLILGFRTPDGRDARAEVTSEVPYVVGDIVPVRYLPQRPERAVPATASSGLGIGPYLVGGVVTVFICAGLFFAATGFGLAAATDEVVDDGGTISDTEDWITEP
- a CDS encoding VanW family protein, which produces MERTASRTGNWRIALPVAGVAVVFGVGGLYATGLVAGDDIAEGTRVRGVDIGGMGRVEAQRVLDRELGQAAAAPVAMKIGDRVEKADPGALGLSLDTAATADRAAGAGIDPFSVIGRLFASEDRDVDPVIRMDERKSRAAVDRIGATAGRQVRDGAITFENGKAKAVAPATGVALVADQALDTLRDAYPRTAAGPVVMPVKQTQPRIGAQETARAMKEFAQPAVSGPITLTFAEKRISIGPEALGRHLAMKPDGRNHLAPDLDSKGLLTDPDVSGSVQAATQAPRDATFRLDDRDRVVAHGSREGRQITEKALGEAVVPLLTRSGAARTGELAAETVQPQLTSASAQRLGIKEKVSSFTVSFPPAPYRSTNIGRAVELINGSVVLPGQEWSFNRTVGERTKGNGFVDGIMINNGQYVKSPGGGVSAVATTMFNAMFFAGVKPVEYGAHSFYIERYPEGREATVAWGTLDLRWINDSGNALYIQAESTGTSVTITFLGTKKYDEIRATQGPRTNIKEPGIRPGSGPTCEVQTPLEGFDVAVDRVFVQGGREVKRENFKTHYTPRDKVTCNAEEPAPTAAEDILRALEADGDPLS